In Clostridium sp. DL-VIII, the following proteins share a genomic window:
- the rhaA gene encoding L-rhamnose isomerase — MNIKEKYELAKKEYEKWGIDVEKVLEELNKVKISIHCWQGDDVTGFEVSQNELSGGIAATGNYPGRARNAEELRKDLEKALSLIPGKHKINLHAIYAETDGKVVERDELKPEHFKNWVEWAKKNGLGLDFNPTIFSHPKASDGLTLSHPSKEIRDFWIRHCIASRKIGEYFGKELGQTCLTNIWIPDGYKDIPSDRLGPRRRLKESLDEILKVEIDKKYNLDCVESKVFGLGAEAYTVGSNEFYLNYAAKNNIMSLMDTGHYHPTEVVSDKLSAMLLFDEKVALHVSRPVRWDSDHVIVLDDELKELAKEIVRNDALDRVIIGLDFFDASINRIAAWTIGTRNMIKALLNAMLIPNDKLRELQDDGNFTERLALMEEFKTYPMGDIWNYYCEKNNVLVGESWVDEVKEYEKNELLNRK; from the coding sequence ATGAATATTAAAGAAAAATATGAATTAGCAAAAAAAGAATATGAAAAATGGGGGATTGATGTAGAGAAGGTTCTAGAAGAACTTAATAAAGTTAAAATATCAATTCACTGCTGGCAAGGGGATGATGTTACAGGGTTTGAAGTAAGCCAAAATGAATTGTCAGGTGGTATTGCTGCAACTGGTAACTATCCAGGGAGGGCAAGAAATGCAGAAGAATTAAGAAAGGACTTAGAAAAAGCATTAAGCTTAATTCCAGGAAAACATAAGATTAATCTTCATGCTATTTATGCAGAGACTGATGGAAAAGTAGTAGAAAGAGATGAATTGAAACCAGAACATTTTAAAAATTGGGTAGAATGGGCAAAGAAAAATGGATTGGGCCTTGATTTTAATCCAACAATCTTCTCTCATCCAAAAGCTTCAGATGGTTTAACATTATCTCATCCAAGCAAAGAAATAAGGGACTTCTGGATAAGACACTGCATAGCTTCAAGAAAAATTGGAGAATACTTCGGAAAAGAATTAGGGCAGACTTGTTTAACAAATATCTGGATACCAGATGGTTATAAGGATATTCCAAGTGATAGGTTAGGACCAAGAAGAAGGCTTAAAGAATCTTTAGATGAAATTTTAAAGGTAGAAATAGACAAAAAGTATAATTTAGATTGTGTTGAGTCAAAGGTGTTTGGATTAGGTGCAGAGGCTTACACAGTAGGATCAAATGAATTTTATCTAAACTATGCAGCTAAAAATAACATAATGTCACTAATGGATACAGGACATTATCATCCAACAGAAGTTGTATCGGATAAACTTTCAGCAATGTTATTGTTTGATGAAAAGGTTGCTCTTCATGTAAGCAGACCAGTAAGATGGGATTCTGACCACGTTATAGTTTTAGACGATGAACTTAAAGAATTAGCTAAAGAGATAGTAAGAAACGATGCTTTAGACAGAGTAATTATTGGACTTGATTTCTTTGATGCAAGTATAAATAGAATTGCAGCATGGACAATTGGAACAAGAAATATGATAAAAGCATTATTAAATGCAATGTTAATACCAAATGATAAATTAAGAGAATTACAGGATGATGGAAACTTCACAGAAAGATTAGCTTTAATGGAAGAATTCAAAACTTATCCAATGGGTGATATTTGGAATTACTATTGTGAAAAGAATAATGTATTAGTAGGAGAAAGCTGGGTCGATGAAGTTAAAGAGTATGAAAAAAATGAATTATTAAATAGAAAGTAA
- a CDS encoding PHB depolymerase family esterase yields the protein MLKRITNFTSLLIVAASLASMVPAMAADIQNFDAENGTIYSAISKGGGIFIIDAELNGEDEAVYCYKDGKYTKLDDAKPGDTISDLCENQYVEMKDSNDNFYYVDIITGKETDAYNREIDNKECAIKLRNKIKKDNDGRLSKDTYIKNTVAADAVIGGTTTLWSQYSYKLDTTNLIGKEYSNVYADKDGNYVDADYNIGNIRVYTTTGYSVSINNTNDTYEVKEKDGYTYELKAQIDGDFPYCENPNDFYRKAKLSIWARNKDLNGNYENITNSVEFGVSNNHHAVPVSNDGSTGYYTTVMQIISKAQSSDAIDGIKYAQNVKTYFVTDKDGNAEHILGLGTSGKTGYAMMSGNAEGLQSIVIDDADKKLYAETVSFKSNNGYNYVDIGSLKETDYDVFGIGSGQIYCIDSGYLKRWNNKDSFEKLYRVDAGMTNLSVNDPGDVIVWNENKEKYSIISIPPTAPVEDKTLTATTPAVKTGWAKAADGTWTYVKTDGTKATGWLQDGAAWYYLNPDGVMATGWQNVRNTWYYLNSLGAMQTGWINDNGTWYYCNISGTMLANTTIDGYMLGANGAWQSKEGNSSDIAGKLSLVKSDKVANYNYYIYDAAKDKYQSTRSDILTPKYYIFAGNKTKDEANELIAKLGILNNVQEWAGQVYVVNPIDGKTYGNDDKEAFIDLVGGAISNVKVIGIDDGATFANNYLSQSCYFIAGMMLYGGQMNENVAKTDVVPVYLSNTSDVALDYYKQINDVTIESKKDKYTVYTNANKPLQAVALASNKETLGEAFNNAWESVLSKNYRQHNNIAEFYNLNARSATTDYELIQAPIFKDLGITYNQEINQSVTGMNGKYTWFEYVPNTALSSKAKSVPLVITLHGNQNDPRIQGDSTGWPELAAKENFIVVSPEWQSKDANFFNVDGLGEDGVMNLIKDLQVKYPQIDPSRIYVNGLSLGGAESFLLGLQHSEVFAGVGITSGVNVFADKVTEIANNYSKGEIPLLYLCGDHDFFQMIPVDGSSKNGTQLLYGKQVWDEDKNVHIFSSLQAYEKVNGLPVNQMNMKANEYYGIALDNQRWTKIGDKDMYTGTLSNKNGVIVELGAIKDLAHWNYKPEAEYIWNFFEKYKRNTKTGELIFQK from the coding sequence ATGTTAAAAAGAATTACGAATTTTACAAGTTTATTAATAGTTGCTGCATCTCTTGCATCAATGGTTCCAGCTATGGCAGCTGATATTCAAAATTTTGATGCTGAGAATGGAACTATTTATAGTGCAATATCAAAGGGAGGCGGAATATTCATTATTGATGCAGAGTTAAATGGTGAAGATGAAGCTGTCTATTGTTATAAAGATGGAAAATATACAAAATTAGATGATGCTAAGCCAGGTGATACAATAAGTGATTTATGTGAAAATCAGTATGTGGAAATGAAAGACAGTAATGATAATTTTTATTATGTAGATATAATAACTGGCAAAGAAACAGATGCATATAACCGAGAAATTGATAATAAGGAGTGTGCAATAAAACTAAGAAACAAAATTAAGAAAGATAATGATGGAAGATTGTCTAAAGATACTTATATTAAGAATACTGTTGCAGCAGACGCCGTTATAGGAGGAACTACAACTCTTTGGAGTCAATACTCATATAAGTTAGATACAACAAATCTAATTGGAAAAGAATATTCTAACGTGTATGCTGATAAGGATGGAAACTATGTTGATGCTGATTATAACATAGGAAATATTAGAGTATATACTACAACTGGTTATAGTGTTAGCATAAATAACACAAACGATACTTATGAAGTAAAAGAAAAAGATGGATATACTTATGAACTTAAAGCTCAAATTGATGGTGATTTCCCATATTGCGAAAATCCTAATGATTTTTACAGAAAAGCTAAACTATCAATATGGGCAAGAAATAAAGATTTAAATGGTAATTATGAAAATATAACAAATTCAGTAGAGTTTGGAGTATCAAACAATCATCATGCCGTTCCAGTAAGTAATGATGGTAGTACTGGTTATTATACAACAGTAATGCAAATTATTTCAAAAGCTCAATCTTCAGATGCTATAGATGGAATAAAATATGCACAGAATGTAAAAACATACTTTGTTACAGATAAAGATGGTAACGCAGAACATATACTTGGATTGGGGACTTCTGGAAAAACAGGATATGCTATGATGTCAGGTAATGCTGAAGGACTTCAGAGTATTGTTATTGATGATGCTGATAAAAAGTTATATGCAGAAACTGTTAGCTTTAAATCAAATAATGGTTATAATTATGTAGATATAGGAAGTTTAAAAGAAACTGATTATGATGTTTTTGGAATTGGAAGTGGACAGATTTATTGCATAGATTCAGGATATCTAAAAAGATGGAATAACAAGGATTCATTTGAAAAGCTATATAGAGTGGATGCAGGTATGACTAATCTATCTGTTAATGATCCAGGTGATGTAATTGTATGGAATGAAAATAAGGAAAAATACTCAATTATATCAATACCGCCAACAGCTCCAGTTGAAGATAAAACGCTTACAGCAACTACTCCAGCTGTAAAAACAGGATGGGCAAAGGCTGCGGATGGAACTTGGACTTATGTTAAAACGGATGGAACTAAAGCTACAGGCTGGTTACAAGATGGAGCTGCTTGGTACTACTTAAATCCAGATGGTGTTATGGCTACAGGCTGGCAAAATGTAAGAAATACTTGGTATTACTTAAATTCATTAGGAGCAATGCAAACAGGTTGGATTAATGACAACGGAACTTGGTATTATTGTAATATATCAGGTACAATGCTTGCTAATACAACTATTGATGGATATATGTTGGGAGCTAATGGAGCTTGGCAAAGTAAAGAAGGTAATTCTTCAGATATTGCAGGCAAATTAAGCTTAGTAAAAAGTGATAAAGTAGCAAATTATAATTATTATATTTATGATGCTGCTAAAGATAAATACCAATCAACAAGAAGTGATATTTTAACACCTAAATATTATATTTTTGCCGGCAATAAAACTAAAGATGAAGCTAATGAATTAATTGCAAAGCTTGGAATTTTAAATAATGTTCAAGAGTGGGCTGGACAAGTTTATGTTGTTAATCCAATTGATGGAAAAACATATGGAAATGATGACAAAGAAGCATTTATCGATTTAGTTGGAGGAGCAATTAGTAATGTAAAAGTAATTGGAATTGATGATGGTGCAACATTTGCTAACAATTATCTTTCACAATCATGTTATTTTATAGCAGGGATGATGCTTTATGGTGGACAAATGAACGAAAATGTAGCGAAAACTGATGTTGTACCTGTATATTTAAGTAATACTAGCGATGTAGCTTTAGATTATTACAAACAGATAAATGATGTTACTATAGAAAGTAAAAAAGATAAATATACAGTATATACGAATGCTAATAAACCGTTGCAAGCAGTGGCACTAGCGTCTAACAAAGAGACATTAGGAGAAGCATTTAATAATGCATGGGAGAGTGTTCTATCAAAAAATTATCGTCAACATAATAATATTGCAGAGTTCTATAATCTTAATGCTAGAAGTGCTACAACAGATTATGAATTGATTCAGGCTCCTATTTTTAAAGATTTAGGAATAACTTATAATCAAGAAATTAATCAAAGTGTAACAGGGATGAATGGAAAATATACTTGGTTTGAGTATGTACCTAATACTGCTCTATCAAGCAAAGCTAAGAGCGTTCCTTTAGTAATAACTTTACACGGGAACCAAAACGATCCAAGAATACAAGGAGATTCAACAGGATGGCCTGAATTAGCTGCAAAAGAAAACTTTATAGTAGTATCTCCTGAATGGCAATCAAAAGATGCTAATTTCTTCAATGTTGATGGATTAGGAGAAGATGGAGTTATGAATTTAATTAAAGACTTACAAGTTAAATATCCTCAAATTGATCCATCTAGGATTTATGTAAATGGACTTTCACTTGGTGGTGCAGAATCTTTCTTACTAGGGTTGCAACATAGCGAAGTATTTGCAGGTGTAGGTATTACTTCTGGAGTTAATGTATTTGCTGATAAAGTTACAGAAATAGCTAATAATTATTCTAAAGGTGAAATTCCATTATTATATTTATGTGGAGATCATGATTTCTTCCAAATGATTCCGGTAGATGGAAGCAGTAAAAATGGAACACAATTATTATATGGTAAACAAGTTTGGGATGAAGATAAAAATGTACACATCTTTAGTTCATTACAAGCATATGAAAAAGTAAATGGATTACCAGTAAACCAAATGAATATGAAAGCTAATGAATATTATGGCATTGCTCTAGATAATCAGCGCTGGACTAAGATAGGCGATAAGGATATGTATACAGGAACATTATCAAATAAAAATGGAGTAATTGTAGAATTAGGAGCAATTAAGGATTTAGCTCATTGGAATTATAAGCCAGAAGCAGAATATATATGGAACTTCTTTGAAAAATATAAAAGAAATACAAAAACGGGAGAACTTATTTTTCAAAAGTAA
- a CDS encoding PadR family transcriptional regulator yields the protein MRTLKYAILGLLNRNPMTGYGIGKDFSLQLAEFWNAKHSQIYPELKKLVDEKLIVYNIELSGDVLEKKVYTITEKGKKEFLKWLKKDEPLEPTPKNIFRLRMYFSNNLDIDKRIELLEHQLFQHKERLTFLLSQKECYGNVPHVNSNEFGDYIVLDGAILREECTITWLMNCIKHCNNYSQENK from the coding sequence ATGAGAACACTTAAATATGCAATTTTAGGTTTATTAAACAGAAATCCTATGACAGGTTATGGTATAGGAAAAGATTTCAGTTTACAATTAGCTGAATTCTGGAATGCAAAGCATAGTCAAATATATCCAGAATTAAAGAAATTAGTTGATGAAAAACTTATAGTTTATAATATTGAACTTAGCGGTGATGTTTTAGAAAAGAAAGTTTACACTATTACTGAAAAAGGTAAAAAAGAATTCTTAAAATGGCTAAAAAAAGATGAGCCTCTGGAACCAACACCAAAAAATATTTTTCGTCTTAGAATGTATTTTTCAAATAATTTAGATATAGATAAAAGAATTGAATTATTAGAGCACCAATTATTCCAGCATAAAGAAAGACTTACTTTTTTACTTAGTCAAAAAGAGTGCTATGGAAACGTCCCACATGTTAATAGCAACGAATTTGGTGACTATATTGTTCTTGATGGAGCTATTTTAAGGGAAGAATGTACTATTACTTGGTTGATGAATTGTATTAAGCATTGTAATAATTATAGTCAAGAAAATAAATAA
- the fucO gene encoding lactaldehyde reductase, with amino-acid sequence MANRMVLNETSYIGVGAIKNIIAEVKIRGYKKALVITDKDLIKFSVATKVTDLLKVNNLDFEVFDEVKANPTINVVLAGIDKFKTAGADYLIAIGGGSSIDTAKAIGIIINNPEFSDVRSLEGAVETKNKCVDIIAVPTTAGTAAEVTINYVITDEEKRRKFVCVDPHDIPVIAVVDSEMMASMPKGLTAATGMDALTHAIEGYITKGAWELTDALHLKAIEIISRSLRSAVKNEPKGREDMALGQYVAGMGFSNVGLGIVHSMAHPLGAFYDTPHGIANAVILPYVMEYNADATDEKYREIARAMGTQDVDNMSQEEYRKAATDAVKKLSEDVGIPKVLSEIGVKEEDLQVLAESAMADACTPGNPKDTSIEEILAIYKKAFK; translated from the coding sequence ATGGCAAATAGAATGGTTTTAAATGAAACAAGCTATATAGGAGTAGGCGCTATTAAGAATATTATCGCAGAAGTTAAAATAAGAGGATATAAAAAAGCACTTGTTATAACAGATAAAGATTTAATCAAGTTTAGTGTAGCTACTAAAGTAACAGATTTATTAAAAGTAAATAACTTGGATTTTGAAGTATTTGATGAGGTAAAAGCTAATCCAACTATAAATGTAGTTTTAGCAGGTATAGATAAATTTAAAACAGCTGGTGCAGATTATTTAATTGCAATAGGTGGAGGATCATCAATTGATACAGCAAAGGCTATTGGAATAATCATCAATAATCCTGAATTTTCAGATGTGAGAAGTCTTGAAGGAGCAGTAGAGACAAAAAATAAATGTGTTGATATTATAGCAGTTCCAACAACAGCAGGAACAGCAGCAGAAGTTACAATTAATTATGTAATCACTGATGAAGAAAAGAGACGTAAATTTGTATGTGTTGACCCACATGATATTCCAGTTATAGCAGTTGTTGATTCAGAAATGATGGCATCAATGCCAAAAGGTTTAACAGCAGCTACAGGCATGGATGCATTAACTCATGCAATTGAAGGATATATTACAAAGGGAGCTTGGGAATTAACTGATGCACTGCATTTAAAAGCTATTGAAATAATTTCACGTTCACTTAGAAGTGCCGTAAAGAATGAACCAAAAGGAAGAGAAGATATGGCCCTTGGACAATATGTTGCTGGTATGGGTTTCAGTAATGTTGGATTAGGTATTGTTCACTCAATGGCGCATCCGCTTGGAGCGTTTTATGATACTCCACATGGAATTGCTAATGCGGTAATATTACCATATGTTATGGAATATAATGCAGATGCTACAGATGAAAAATATAGAGAAATCGCTAGAGCAATGGGAACTCAAGATGTAGATAATATGTCTCAAGAAGAATATAGAAAAGCAGCTACGGATGCAGTTAAAAAACTTTCAGAAGATGTTGGAATACCTAAAGTATTAAGTGAAATTGGTGTTAAGGAAGAAGATTTGCAGGTGCTTGCAGAATCGGCTATGGCGGATGCATGTACTCCAGGAAATCCGAAGGATACAAGTATTGAAGAAATATTAGCCATTTATAAAAAAGCTTTTAAATAG
- a CDS encoding DeoR/GlpR family DNA-binding transcription regulator, producing the protein MLPIERLETIKEIARKEKKIYVSKLSQKFNVAEETIRRDLDKLEKQGILTRSHGGANLRVEERSNNKSFVTILEGNSENEKYIAKKTVELIREYSTIIADCSKIVLEVLRMVRDRDDLTVITNSIEVLKELNQSNLNIISTGGIVNSKGQSLQGNITQKSIGSYNVDIALINCSGIDINKGVLDLNETEVEIKRRMIRQAKKIALLADSIKFDKISLEKLLDYEDIDYIVTDTKPKGEWMNLFQSHNIEVNY; encoded by the coding sequence ATGTTACCTATAGAAAGACTTGAGACTATAAAGGAGATAGCTAGAAAAGAGAAAAAAATATATGTTTCTAAATTAAGTCAAAAATTTAATGTAGCAGAAGAAACAATAAGAAGGGACTTAGATAAATTAGAAAAGCAGGGGATATTAACTAGAAGTCATGGAGGGGCAAATTTAAGGGTTGAAGAAAGAAGTAATAATAAGTCTTTTGTCACTATATTAGAGGGAAACTCAGAAAATGAAAAATATATTGCAAAAAAGACAGTGGAACTTATTAGAGAATATAGTACTATAATTGCAGACTGTAGCAAAATAGTACTTGAAGTATTAAGGATGGTTAGAGATAGAGATGATTTAACAGTCATAACAAATTCAATAGAAGTATTAAAAGAATTAAATCAGTCAAATTTGAATATTATATCAACTGGAGGTATTGTAAATTCAAAAGGACAATCATTACAAGGAAACATAACACAAAAGTCTATAGGAAGTTATAATGTTGATATAGCATTAATAAATTGTAGTGGAATAGATATAAATAAAGGAGTATTAGATTTAAATGAAACAGAAGTTGAGATTAAAAGAAGAATGATTAGACAAGCTAAGAAAATTGCTTTATTAGCTGATAGTATTAAATTTGATAAGATTTCTCTTGAAAAACTTTTGGATTACGAAGATATAGACTACATAGTTACTGACACTAAGCCAAAAGGAGAATGGATGAATCTGTTCCAGTCACATAACATTGAAGTCAATTACTAA
- a CDS encoding pyridoxamine 5'-phosphate oxidase family protein, producing MDEVYQYLKSIGTYYLATTENDQPRVRPFGTIAIFEDNLYIQTGNVKNVFAQMKKNPRIEICAMGKDGTWIRVTATAIQDDRIEARQYMLGEYPSLKNRYDANDGNCEVLYLKNATATIYSFTGESKIINF from the coding sequence ATGGATGAAGTTTATCAATATCTAAAAAGTATAGGTACCTATTACCTAGCAACAACCGAAAATGACCAACCAAGAGTTCGACCTTTTGGGACAATCGCCATCTTTGAAGACAATTTATACATTCAAACTGGAAATGTAAAAAACGTATTTGCTCAAATGAAAAAAAATCCTAGAATTGAAATCTGTGCCATGGGTAAGGATGGAACTTGGATACGTGTCACAGCAACTGCTATTCAAGATGATAGAATTGAAGCTAGACAATATATGCTTGGTGAATATCCAAGTCTTAAAAATAGGTATGATGCCAATGATGGAAATTGCGAAGTACTCTATCTAAAAAATGCAACCGCCACTATATATTCCTTTACAGGAGAATCTAAAATTATTAACTTTTAA
- the rhaB gene encoding rhamnulokinase, with protein sequence MNYYLAIDIGASGGRHILGSIENGKINLEEVYRFENKITKVGNEYCWNIEQLFMEIKNGIKKCKDVGKIPRSIGIDTWAVDFVLLDENDNMLGNAVAYRDDRTEGIMEEVFDIIPKNTMYLRTGIQFQRFNTVYQLISIKKNNPELLNKAKTFLMIPDYLNFLLTGKKVNEYTNASSTQLVNSSAKTWDTKIIEKLGINKEIFQKIKLPKTSLGNLRDELVNEFGFDMEVILPATHDTGSAFISSVCNDNDSIYLSSGTWSLIGVENRFPICVPQAMEYNFTNEGGIDYRYRFLKNIMGLWVIQEVRRNTQNKYSFAELVDLAREHSDFASIVNVDDDRFLKPENMIEEIKAYCKETNQKVPEEIGEVVQCVFNSLAHCYKKAVASLEEIFEKEFKRINIFGGGCQNDLLNELVAKVTGKEVLAGPVEATAIGNIIVQLISKNIFKDLGEARQAIKESFDIKVFK encoded by the coding sequence ATGAATTATTATTTAGCCATTGATATTGGGGCATCTGGCGGGAGACATATATTAGGTTCAATAGAAAATGGAAAGATAAATTTAGAAGAAGTCTATAGATTTGAAAATAAAATAACTAAAGTAGGAAATGAGTATTGTTGGAATATTGAACAATTGTTTATGGAGATAAAAAATGGAATAAAAAAATGCAAAGATGTAGGTAAAATTCCAAGGAGTATAGGAATAGACACTTGGGCAGTTGATTTTGTTTTATTAGATGAAAATGATAATATGCTTGGAAATGCAGTTGCTTATAGAGATGATAGAACTGAAGGAATAATGGAAGAAGTATTTGATATTATTCCGAAAAATACTATGTATTTGCGTACAGGAATTCAGTTTCAAAGATTTAATACAGTATATCAATTAATTTCAATAAAGAAGAATAATCCTGAATTATTAAATAAGGCAAAGACATTTTTAATGATACCTGATTACTTAAATTTTTTGCTTACAGGAAAAAAAGTTAATGAATATACTAATGCATCATCAACTCAGCTTGTTAATTCTTCTGCTAAAACATGGGACACAAAAATTATTGAGAAATTAGGAATTAATAAGGAAATTTTTCAAAAAATAAAATTACCTAAAACAAGTCTAGGAAATTTAAGAGATGAATTAGTTAATGAATTTGGATTTGATATGGAGGTAATACTTCCAGCAACTCATGATACGGGTTCAGCATTTATCTCATCTGTATGTAATGATAATGACAGCATTTATTTAAGTTCAGGAACATGGTCACTTATAGGTGTAGAAAACAGGTTCCCAATTTGCGTACCACAGGCAATGGAGTATAACTTCACCAATGAAGGTGGAATAGATTATAGGTATAGATTCTTAAAAAATATTATGGGACTTTGGGTAATTCAAGAAGTCAGAAGGAATACTCAAAACAAATATTCTTTTGCAGAACTAGTTGATTTAGCAAGAGAACATTCAGATTTTGCTTCAATAGTAAACGTTGATGATGATAGATTCCTAAAACCAGAAAACATGATTGAGGAAATAAAAGCTTACTGTAAAGAGACAAATCAAAAAGTTCCAGAAGAAATAGGTGAAGTGGTACAGTGCGTGTTTAATAGCCTAGCTCATTGTTATAAAAAAGCTGTAGCTAGCCTTGAGGAGATATTTGAAAAGGAATTTAAGAGAATAAATATCTTTGGTGGTGGATGTCAAAATGATTTACTTAATGAATTAGTTGCTAAAGTCACAGGAAAAGAAGTATTGGCAGGTCCAGTAGAAGCTACAGCAATAGGAAATATTATAGTTCAGCTTATAAGTAAAAATATTTTTAAAGATTTAGGAGAAGCAAGACAAGCTATCAAAGAATCATTTGATATTAAAGTATTTAAATGA
- a CDS encoding AraC family transcriptional regulator gives MIKEIYDKLVCLTEEESKILNGETYINKSIYTDKRNFIIDSNKLLTNDELISIRKHTRFINFPSHKHNYIEFNYAYQGKLIQIIDKKEITLQKGELIFLNQFINHEIKASDQDDIILNFIIKPKFFEYITALIDNENIISKFLLSTLYTYQNRGEYLYFKVSERKSIQKLLERIIIELYTPSAMSKATTKLLVGLLLVELIKNSQDIEIYSVDNYEKMVMIHTLRYIEEFYNNGTLVELSEQLNLPDYKLSKLIKKHTKMTFKELLQEKKLGKAIELIKSTDYHMVEIIDYVGYENQTHFYRIFKEKFGMTPRQYKLNLNN, from the coding sequence ATGATAAAAGAAATTTATGATAAATTAGTATGTTTAACAGAAGAAGAATCAAAAATATTAAATGGAGAAACTTATATAAATAAAAGTATTTATACAGATAAAAGAAATTTTATCATAGATAGTAATAAGTTATTGACTAATGATGAATTAATAAGCATTAGAAAACATACAAGATTCATTAATTTCCCAAGCCATAAGCATAATTACATTGAATTTAATTATGCTTATCAGGGGAAACTTATTCAGATTATAGATAAGAAAGAAATAACGTTGCAAAAAGGTGAATTAATATTCTTAAATCAATTTATAAATCATGAAATTAAGGCATCCGATCAAGATGATATAATTCTAAATTTTATAATTAAACCAAAGTTTTTTGAATATATAACAGCATTAATTGATAATGAAAATATCATAAGTAAGTTTCTATTAAGCACGCTATATACATATCAGAATAGAGGAGAATATTTGTATTTTAAAGTTTCTGAGAGAAAAAGTATTCAGAAATTATTAGAAAGGATAATTATTGAATTATATACACCTTCAGCAATGAGCAAGGCAACAACAAAACTTTTAGTAGGTCTCTTATTAGTTGAATTAATAAAAAATTCACAAGATATAGAAATATATTCTGTAGATAATTATGAAAAAATGGTAATGATTCATACTTTAAGGTATATTGAAGAATTTTATAATAATGGAACTTTAGTAGAATTGTCAGAACAATTAAATTTACCTGATTACAAATTAAGCAAACTTATAAAAAAGCATACAAAAATGACTTTTAAAGAATTGCTACAAGAAAAAAAATTAGGTAAAGCCATAGAATTAATTAAATCAACTGATTATCATATGGTTGAAATAATAGATTATGTAGGGTATGAAAATCAAACACATTTTTATAGGATATTTAAAGAGAAATTTGGAATGACTCCTAGACAATATAAATTAAATTTAAATAATTAA
- the rhaD gene encoding rhamnulose-1-phosphate aldolase produces the protein MSLEDMKFIENFKKITEDAWLKGWHEINGGNITYRLTEEEVDGIKEFINEDSAYTPIGVTVENLANEYFLVTGSGKFIRNMTISLGENAGIVKIDEKGENYKIVWGLVNGAKPTSELPSHLMSHAIKVEKTNGTHRAIMHSHATNTIALTFILPLDGVVFTRELWEMATECPVVFPDGIGIVPWMVPGGGAIAEATGKLMNDHDVVIWAHHGMLCSGETLDLTFGLMDTVEKSAEILVKVLSMGGKKQTITSQNFRDLAKDFNVIISEDYLA, from the coding sequence ATGTCTTTAGAGGATATGAAATTTATAGAAAATTTTAAAAAAATAACAGAGGATGCTTGGCTTAAAGGTTGGCATGAAATAAATGGCGGAAACATTACATATAGGTTAACTGAAGAAGAAGTAGATGGAATAAAAGAATTTATTAATGAAGATTCAGCATATACTCCAATTGGGGTAACAGTTGAAAACTTAGCTAATGAATATTTTTTAGTAACTGGAAGTGGAAAATTCATAAGAAACATGACAATTTCTTTAGGAGAAAATGCTGGAATAGTTAAGATCGATGAGAAAGGCGAGAATTATAAAATTGTTTGGGGATTAGTAAATGGTGCAAAGCCAACAAGCGAGTTGCCATCACATTTAATGAGTCACGCTATAAAAGTAGAAAAAACAAATGGAACTCATAGGGCTATAATGCATTCGCATGCTACAAATACTATTGCGCTAACATTTATATTACCATTAGATGGAGTAGTATTTACTAGAGAATTATGGGAAATGGCAACTGAGTGTCCAGTAGTATTCCCAGATGGAATTGGAATAGTTCCTTGGATGGTTCCAGGTGGAGGAGCAATTGCAGAAGCTACAGGTAAGCTAATGAATGACCACGATGTAGTTATTTGGGCACATCATGGAATGTTATGCTCAGGAGAAACATTAGATTTAACGTTTGGACTTATGGATACAGTTGAAAAGTCAGCTGAAATTTTAGTTAAAGTATTATCCATGGGTGGAAAAAAGCAAACAATAACTTCACAAAACTTTAGAGATTTGGCGAAAGATTTTAATGTCATTATCTCAGAGGATTACTTAGCTTAA